In Suncus etruscus isolate mSunEtr1 chromosome 2, mSunEtr1.pri.cur, whole genome shotgun sequence, the genomic stretch GGAGTTGGGTTGGTGAAAGGGTGGTGGAGGCATCAGATAGGAACCTTCACCTTATCTCACCACCATCACCCCTGTCTCTCTTTCCAGGGGAAATTCATTCGAATCCATTTTGGGGCCACTGGAAAGTTGGCATCTGCTGATATTGAGACCTGTGAGTGCCAGGAAGCTCTTGGGGCTCAGCCTGAGCAAAGCTGTGCTAAACCATGTCCATCTCCACCTCTCTCTATTTCCTCCTCACTCTTTGTCTTGCTCTCGGTTTCTGCCTCAGTCTCCATCCCTTTCTATCTCTATGATTTGTGTGTCTGTGGATGactctttctgtgtctcttctccttctccctccaccTTTTACTTGTGACATCAACcatctttcccttttatttccttgtactTAACTCCCACCCTCTTGCTTCTTGTTCTTCTCCCCACTGTTAATAGATCTCCTGGAGAAGTCCAGAGTTATTTTCCAGctgaagtcagagagagattaTCACATTTTCTACCAAATCCTGTCTAACAAAAAGCCAGAGTTATTAGGTAAGTCAGAGCCACTGGCTGCAACCATCTCCATGGCAACCTGGTCCCCTGAACTCCTGTCTGTCTTTTAATGGTCTGCTTGAGTGTTTGGCTATTGCATTCAGTACTCTTGGCTGGGAACCAGGTTGGACTTATCCTTTGTGGTATCTGCAGACAACTCCTGCCCCAGCGAGAGACAAGAACAGGGGACCCCAAGCCAATCCCTATGCTCCTCTTCTCCCTAGACATGCTGCTGATCACCAACAACCCCTATGATTATGCGTTCATCTCCCAAGGAGAGACCACAGTGGCTTCCATCGATGACTCTGAGGAGCTCCTGGCCACTGATGTAAGTGTGTTAGGACGCAGGACATTGAGAGTTGAGGGAACTGGCAGTGAGGGCCATTGGGTAAAGTAACTGGTTTTCAGTATCTCTTGTTTGATGTGGTCAGAATGTGCTTTAGAGCTAGGTTGTATTAGGTCCTGGGCATGATGAGAGAGCTGGCCTCAATTAATGTCCAACAGCAAGAGGGCTGAAGCCCAGCGGACCAAGAAACAGGCTAAGAAATGAGGCATCAGAGGGAAAGGAAATGAGTGGTGTGCAGAGATTTGGATCAGGGTTGACTATCAGGTAAAGAACAGGTGCAGGCACACATGGTAAACAGGAAACACGTGGCAGAGCCACACAGAATTAAAGAACAACTGAGCACAGAGGAGTGGTAGGGCCTGGCCCGGCCTTCCTCCACTCCTACGGGCAACTTCCAATTGTATTGGAGACTTCCCCTGCTTGTGGAAGTTCCAGAGCCACAAGATTCAGGAGATAAGCTATCTTTCCAACTGAAGAGGGGacaggccagagctatagtacagcagggagggcaattgccttgcacacggctgcccTACATttgttctccagcatcccatatgatcccctgagcactgttaggaataattcctgagtattgagccagaagtcacctctgagcatctcagggtgtggccccaaaacaaacaaacaaacaaaaagcccaacGAAAAAGGATCTCATTGGGCTATCATATGTCCCTCCTTGGGGTCCCCCCATGTGGTCCTTCACAGAGCGCCTTTGATGTGCTGGGCTTCACTCCCGAGGAGAAGAGCTCCATCTACAAGCTGACGGGTGCCATCATGCATTTTGGGAACATGAAATTCAAGCAGAAACAGCGAGAGGAGCAGGCCGAGCCTGATGGCACCGAAGGTAAGATCTGGAGTAAGGACCCCACCCCAAAGGATGCATAGCAGAGGATGCAACTCTTTATAGCAATGTGACCCATCCTTTCCTTCCAGAGGCTGACAAGTCTGCCTACCTCATGGGGCTGAACTCGGCTGACCTGCTCAAGGGGCTGTGCCACCCCCGGGTGAAAGTGGGCAATGAGTATGTCACCAAAGGGCAGAATGTCCAACAGGTGCGTGATCTTCTGGGAAAGCCTGGGGCAGGGAGGCAGGCACGGTGTGGTTTGTCTTGGGACCCCTCCGCTCCTCTGACCCATCACAGGTGTCATATGCCATTGGCGCCCTGGCCAAGTCTGTGTATGAGAAGATGTTCAACTGGATGGTGACACGCATCAACGCCAGCCTGGAGACCAAGCAGCCGCGCCAGTACTTCATAGGGGTCCTGGACATCGCTGGCTTTGAGATCTTTGATGTGTGTGGGGCCAAGGGGAGGGGAGCATTTACTAACTGGGGTGTGGGAGACGCTGGCCAGGCAAATGGATGCAGAGATGGAGGGGTGCCCCTACACTTCAGGGAAAGTTCTCCCTCACTGTCCTGACCCCAGTTCCCACTGACCCTGCCTGTCTGACCCAGGCCCACCTTCCTCCAGTTCAACAGCTTCGAGCAGCTGTGCATCAACTTCACCAATGAGAAGCTGCAGCAGTTCTTCAATCACCACATGTTCGTGCTGGAGCAGGAAGAGTACAAGAAGGAGGGCATCGAGTGGGAGTTCATCGACTTTGGCATGGACCTGCAGGCCTGCATTGACCTCATCGAGAAGGTGCTGCCCCCATGCTCTGCCTGCACCCCCATACAGAAAGAGGGGTGGCCTTATGGGGGTAGATATGTTGACAAAGAGACTCCAAGTCCCAGTCTGCAAAGCCCTGTGCTGTCCTGAGAGAGGTGGGGTCCTGGGGCTAGAGTGTGGACAAGACCCTGGGACCAGCTGTCCACAGTGGCCCCAGGGTCACCCAGCCAAGGGGCCAAGCAGAAAGTATCAGAAAGTGCCTCCTTAATCCCCAGTATTCAGGGACCTGGGGGTAGAGTGGGGCATGAAAAGACTCACCACTGAGCACAGTCTCTGTGCCAGGTACCTTCCCAGGCAAAGGAGAGCCCATCCCCAACCCCACATGCTCACTGACACCCTCCCACAGCCCATGGGCATCATGTCCATCCTGGAGGAAGAGTGCATGTTCCCCAAGGCCTCTGACATGACCTTCAAGGCCAAGTTGTATGACAACCACCTGGGCAAGTCCAACAACTTCCAGAAGCCCCGCAATGTCAAGGGCAAGCAGGAAGCCCACTTCTCACTAGTACATTATGCTGGCACTGTGGACTACAACATCCTTGGATGGCTGCAAAAGAACAAAGACCCACTGAATGAGACAGTGGTGGGCTTGTACCAGAAGTCCTCCCTCAAGTTGCTCAGCAACCTGTTTGCCAATTATGCTGGAGCTGACGCACGTAAGTAGACACCCTACTTCTCAGATTGGTCAACCTCTTGTCCTCGCCATCTATGTGCCAGAGTATGCCCCCAATTTGGCTGACCCAGTGGGATAGAACTGAATGCAAAAGATGAGACTTTCATAGTGAATACCCTCACCTCTCCCTccaaaagatataataaaattgagTTCCTCTGCCCTGCCTCACTCCCCACCCACACCTACTCATGCTCCTATTCTTCCTCTCTCTGCACAGCTGCTGACAAGGGCAAAGGCAAAGCCAAGAAAGGCTCCTCCTTCCAGACAGTGTCAGCTGTGCACAGGGTGAGCACTCCCAACCCTTTTTCCTACCCTGCCTCATCCTTCCCTGTTTGCTTCTCTGCTCCTCTAGGCTTCTGGTCCTTTCTTCTCATTTCCATTCTATTCTTGTGCTGCCTCCTCCCTTACTTATCTCCCATCTCACCTCtgtctttccttcctgccttctctcTGCTCTTCTCCACCAGGTCTTCCTGACATCTCTTTATTTGCACTCTGTCCTGctcttctttccccctccctttcATCACCCTTCCTGCCACCCTCTCGTTTTATTTAACTTTTCCctctgattttggggccacaggaaAACCTGAACAAGCTGATGACCAACTTGCGCTCAACACACCCCCACTTCGTGCGTTGCATCATCCCCAATGAGACAAAATCTCCAGGTGAGCACCAGAACTCAGCCTGACAAGTGGTGAAAGCTCCGTGCCCGGGGGATAAGGCCATCTAAGCCATCTCCTAATCACCATAGTAGTTCTCAAACCTCGCCTTCTCCTTTGTCTGCAGAGAATCTCAGAGACTGTCCTCTGGACATACTAATATTTGGAGTGTGCCACCCAGGGAAATAGGCAAGGCACATGGAGGACAGCCCTTCACCAGTCTTTACACATTCCCTATGAGATACAAAATTCTTATTCCTTTCTTGACTAACAAGGAGGAAGAGACTTGTGAATCTGGGTTCAAGGTCTGTCTCTACTTCCATCCACTTAGTGACCTTGGCCTAGCCCCAATGCACTTCAGTTATTGTCTAGAAGACGGGACACTGTGCACTGGTCACAGCCTATGACAAGGGCAGGATTCATCTACAATAAGCAATTTTGCTTATCCAAAACAATTTTGGCTGGTGGGCCTGGACACATGCTCCATGGGCGGGTGTTTTCCCTGCAGAAATGAGGTCATGAGTTCAATCTCAGTACCACCTTTTTATAAAGTATGACAGGATGACACTGCCACTAGGTCAGATCACTGGGTGATCTCTGCTACTAaaacaacaaaggaaaggaaagggcaaAAGTTTCaattagtgctcgcttcggcagcacatatactaaaattggaacgatacagagaagattagcatggcccctgcgtgAGAATGACACGCAAATCGTGAAGCTTtccatatttttgaaaaaaaaaaaagtttcaattaaaatttaaaaagtttgagagacCTGGAAGctagctcaaagggttggagcataTGCCTTGTAGAATGAAAGcctgagttccatctctggcatcccaaggctctctgagcgccactgaatgtgacccttGCTGCAACAGAGGGCCTGAATAGTCCTGTATAAAATTGATAGTGTCACTTTGCTGTGTAGAACATTTCTACAAGTGGCCCTGACTACCCCCAGAACAGAACATCCGACcaaattaaagagagagagagaagtagagagagagagagagggagagagagagagagagagagagagagagagagagagagagagagagagagagagagagagaataagcaaATAGAAGATTTTGATCACCTGGTTTGCTGAGGTTGCCAGCTAATATGTGCAGCAGCAAGATCAGAATCCAGAACTTTCGGCTCTTAATCCTACACAGGGGTGATGGACAATCCCCTGGTCATGCACCAGCTCCGCTGTAATGGTGTGCTGGAGGGAATCCGCATCTGCAGGAAGGGCTTCCCCAATCGCATCCTCTATGGGGACTTCCGCCAGCGGTGAGTCAGGTTGGACAGGGTTGAGTCAGAGAAGGGCCACGGGGGCTGAATCATGGATACTGAGGGACTTCTGGACACTGCAGGTACCGCATCCTGAACCCCGCCGCCATCCCCGAGGGCCAGTTCATTGACAGTAAGAAAGGAGCAGAGAAGCTGCTGGGCTCACTGGACATTGACCACAACCAGTACAAGTTTGGCCACACCAAGGTCAGAAGCAATAAACTAAACCCAGAAGACATCCCTATGCGTTCTAACCCTTCCCAGAGCTCCTATGTCCCCTTCTGTGATACTTTCAGCACTACTCCCCATTCCAAAGTAACTCCCCACTCCCAGCCCTCCTTTCCTATGTCACCCCTCACCTCCACTCAGGTCCACATGTACCCATCTGCAGGTGTTCTTCAAGGCGGGGCTACTAGGGCAGCTGGAGGAGATGCGAGACGAGAGGCTGAGCCGCATCATCACCCGAATCCAAGCTCAGTCCCGGGGTGTGCTCTCCAGAATGGAGTTCAAGAAGCTGCTAGAGCGCAGGTGAGAGCTCTGCAGAGGCCCTAAAGTTTAGAAGTAGCGGCTGAGGAAAGAGATCAATCAAGGGTCTTGGCTGCTTTGAACACAGAGGCATTGAGTCTGAGCACAGATGCATGGAAGAAAGGGGAGTTCCCAGGAAAGCAGGCCTGGAGCTGGTGGGGGGAGGACAGAAAACTGCTCTCTCACTACCCATCTCATTGCACTCCTACAGGGATGCCCTACTAGTCATCCAGTGGAATATCCGGGCCTTCATGGGGGTCAAGAACTGGCCCTGGATGAAACTCTACTTTAAGATCAAGCCACTGTTGAAGACTGCTGAGACAGAGAAGGAGATGGCCAACATGAAGGAGGAGTTTGGGCGCCTCAAGGAGGCACTGGAGAAATCCGAGGCTCGGCGCAAGGAACTAGAGGAGAAGATGGTGTCACTGCTGCAGGAGAAGAATGACCTACAGCTCCAAGTGCAAGCGGTGAGGCTCTGGGCTGCCCTTTGCACCCCTGGCTCAGTCTCCATCTCTCTATAACCTCACCCACGTCAGCCAATGCTTGTTGCAGGCAGAAAGGCCTGGCCTCTGCACTTCCAAAGGGGTccttctggaaaataaaaaagagggagaCGGTTTAGTGCAAGCTTTTCAGGTTGGAGCCACAAGTTTATCATTATGTGACCTTGGGTCCACCCTGCACTAGCTCTGAAAGACAATGTCATCAGACCCAGCTCACTAGGTCATCTAGATATTAAATTTTAACATTAGCACATATATTTTGCTTCGTTTAAAGGAGGAGTCCCACATCAGAATTCTGATTCCCTTCCTCTCTGCTCCCATCTCTTATTGTACCAATCACACAGCCATAAGAATCCTCTCTCCACACCATCTAAAGTTTTTCTTCCCTACAAAAATCCTGTACTTTCCTTAAGAGTGGAGTCAGAGATGACTCAAAGGCTGGAGCTCAGGGCTTTGCATACAGTAGGTCTGGGTTTAATTTCCTGCACCACTGGCCCCAAATACCACAGGAAATGACTCCCAAAAACTGAgctcagagtagcccctgagctattCTGAACATTCTCATTTCTATGCCCTACCTTCAGGAACAGGACAACCTGGCTGACGCAGAGGAGCGCTGTGACCAGCTGATCAAGAACAAGATCCAGCTGGAGGCCAAGGTGAAGGAGATGACAgagaggatggaggatgaggaggagatgAATGCTGAGCTCACTGCCAAGAAGCGTAAGCTGGAAGACGAGTGTTCAGAGCTCAAAAGGGACATTGATGACCTTGAGCTAACACTGGCCAAGGTGGAGAAAGagaagcatgcaacagagaataaGGTGAGGTGTCTACCCATGGGCTTCCAGGGCCCCCTGACAACATAGACCTTAGCCCTTGCCATACCACTCTGGTATCTGAGAGCAGCATGGCCTATGACCATGGTCCCCAGGGTCTCTGGGCTGGTGCCCTCTGACCCTAAAGGGGGCTGGTGCTTGGGCAACAGGTGAAGAACCTGACAGAGGAGATGGCTGGGCTGGATGAGATCATCGCCAAACTGACCAAAGAGAAGAAAGCGCTGCAAGAGGCCCACCAGCAGGCTCTGGATGACCTCCAGGCTGAAGAGGACAAGGTCAACACACTGACCAAATCCAAGGTCAAGCTGGAGCAGCAGGTCGATGATGTGAGTGGTCAGCTCTGTATATGCCCCCCCTCATGTGTGCATCCACCACCACCTGGGGCTTCCTGAGTCCTAGAATGGTCTTCTGAGACCCCCGAGCCTTTTGCCTTCCTTCTGGGCCTCCAGGGCTGGGGACTGAGCCCTTGGCATTGGCAGGAACATCTCTGTAGGGATGGCTTCTAGTCCCTCCAAGCATTGAGTTCAAGGGAGCAGGAGGGCGTACCCCATGACCTGAGGTTTTCTGCACTAACCCTACCCCCCTTCCCCCAGCTGGAGGGCTCCCTGGAGCAGGAGAAAAAGGTGAGGATGGACCTGgagagagccaagaggaagctgGAGGGTGACCTGAAGCTGACTCAGGAGAGCATCATGGACTTGGAGAATGACAAGCAGCAGCTGGAAGAAAAGCTCAAGAAGTAAGTGCCTGCAAGGGACAGGAGGGAATGGCAGCAAGGTTAACTTTAGGACCAGGTTGGTTCACAGTGCTGAGCACCCTGGGAGGAGTCAGTCATAGCCCTTCTACCTTCAACCTCTGGTGGATAGTTGGGGTACCAGAGAAAAAAATGAGCCAAGGACCAAAGAGCACCCAttcccctctcttcttctccccAGGAAAGAGTTCGACATTAATCAGCAGAACAGTAAGATTGAAGACGAGCAGGCACTGGCTCTCCAGCTGCAGAAGAAGTTGAAAGAAAATCAGGTGACGTTCTATCTGGTCCAAAGAGGGAAACATGGCAGGCTGAGGAGGCAGAGAGTCTGCTTCTGATTCTAGAACCATGTAGAACTCCAGGCAGCCCAAAGACACCCAGGCCCCAGCCCTAACAGAGGTACATGGGAACCCTGAGCTGCCTCATCCTCCAGTAccacataaagtcccctgagccccaccaggagtaagccttgaaggTGGACTgctcaccactgggtgtggcccaaacctaaaATTAATTGAAAGAAAGGAACAAACACTCACTTCCCTGCCTTATGGTTACCAGAGCAGCATCTATTGACTCAGGGCACCTTTAGAGATTTGGAACCTCACAGATTTCTCAGAAATTCTCTGTGAAAACACTCAGGCTCAGGGGTCAGGGCCACAGTTGCTTAGACTGAGTCTGGAATGTGGTTCAGGTACATTCAAGCTGCGGCTGAGTCCAAACCCTGTTTATGTTCTGTGCATTCTAGATCTAAATGCTGGTAGCAAGCTCCCCTTCCCATTTCCTGACCCGAGAAAAGACACCCAGACAGGGCCCAGCTGATTCTTTTCTGGACCTGCAAACTTGCCCCAGTCTTCCAGAGTGTAGGGCAGGGCTGTGAGATGAGGTGCCCAGCTGTGGGTCTGAGCCCTACCCTGGTGTCTGGGTGCAGGCACGCATCGAGGAGCTGGAGGAGGAGCTGGAGGCCGAGCGCACAGCCAGGGCCAAGGTGGAGAAGCTGCGCTCTGACCTGTCCCGAGAGCTGGAGGAGATCAGCGAGCGGCTGGAAGAGGCCGGCGGGGCCACGTCGGCGCAGATCGAGATGAACAAGAAGCGTGAGGCCGAGTTCCAGAAGATGAGGCGCGACCTGGAGGAGGCCACGCTGCAGCACGAGGCCACGACGGCGGCCCTGCGCAAGAAGCACGCCGACAGCGTGGCTGAGCTGGGCGAGCAGATCGACAACCTGCAGCGAGTTAAGCAGAAGCTGGAGAAGGAGAAGAGCGAGTTCAAGCTGGAGCTGGACGACGTTACCTCCAACATGGAGCAGATTATCAAGGCCAAGGTTCCCCCACATATATACCCACCTACCTTACTCACACCTCCTGCAATTTCTCACCTCCCTTCCTGTCCAGTCTCCTCCCTCCTTGGTAGGCTTGTTTTCCTACAACCCTTCATTTACCTGCTTCTCCTAGCCTCTCCTGCCTTCCTGCTTCCTTCCTCTTTCACTATACTTCTTGCACCTCTTTCTCTGCCCCTACCTCTATCGTGACTCTCCTTCCTGTCTCAGGCTAACATAGAGAAGATGTGTCGCACCCTGGAAGATCAAATgaatgagcatagaaccaaggcAGAGGAAACACAGCGTTCGGTCAATGACCTCACCACCCAGAGGGCAAAACTGCAAACTGAGAATGGTGAGCCTAAGCTGGACTCCAAGCGCCCAATCCCAGTATCCAACTTCCTGAGTGATGGCAGCCTTGGACAGACACACATATGATCTGATATGCACACAGAGGCACTCCACGCATGTACACACACAGCTGTAGATAGGGTGATATTTAGTGTTGGGGTAGGATAGAGAGTTGGGACTCACTTCTAAGGCTCAAGTGTGACTTTCTAGGTGAGCTGTCCCGGCAACTGGATGAAAAAGAAGCGCTGATCTCACAGCTGACCCGAGGCAAGCTTACCTATACCCAGCAAATGGAGGACCTCAAGAGGCAACTGGAGGAGGAGGTGAAGGTGAGGCCAAGATGTGGCCCTCATAAGGAATGTCCATGCTGGCTTTGAATGCCCTTCATTTCCTTTCCCAAGGAAGAATTTGCTTCTTGGTCATTATTCCCCAAATACCACAAGGCAGAACAATGCACAGACAACCACAAATATGCTACTTCATTAGGGAGGGAATTCAGGTGCCTGGATTGAAGGAGATCAGTGTGAGAGAGGAAATAAACTAGGAAAGTATGATGATGCCTTTTCTAGAATGTAGGAATCATGCAAGTGGACTTAGGGATGAACCAGGAGTAGGCTCAGAGGGCTGGAACACATAAATGTCTAATATGCTGGAGTTGTCAGTTGGATCCGGCATCACAAATTCCTGGAGTACCACAGTTTGTGCCCTGCCCCATAGATAAAAGCCTAGAGTTTAAATCCCAACAGATCACTAAGAGTTTGGTGACCTTAGGCAGATCATCTAACCTCTCAACCATATGATAACCATATGTTTATCCTCACCATAAGCTGGGTAATGATGAAGAAGGTGCAATTGAAGGGCTGAACATGGGGGTAGGGGCAGAGGAAACGACAAGCATCTTGCAAATAGCACAGAGACCCATGGGTGTTCCTGGTCTCTAAGCAATTCAGGGTCTGCTGAAAGTTGGGGTAGGTGAGCCACAGGAGGCTGAAATGGGGTGTAGAGACAGGCAAGGGCCAGGTGGCATGCTAGAAAAGACTGAGTCTACTCCACCCACACCTTGGCAGGCCAAAAATGCCCTGGCACACGCGGTGCAGTCGGCCCGCCATGACTGCGACCTGCTGCGTGAGCAGTACGAGgaggagacagaggccaaggCAGAGCTGCAGCGCGTCCTGTCCAAGGCCAACTCGGAGGTGGCCCAGTGGAGGACCAAGTACGAGACAGACGCCATCCAGAGGACAGAGGAGCTGGAGGAAGCCAAGTGAGTCAGCTGCTACCTACCTCTTTTGTTTGGGGTCCTCTCCCAACTGCAGCATCAGTGCCAGCCTTAATGGGTCCACCAGGATGTGGCGTATCAGGTTTTGACAGCAAGGAGGCCCCTGCCCCAGATAACCTCGTCTTCCCTCAGAGAAGCTTTTTGCTCGCATTATGTTTCTCATCCGAATATAAGACGAACAAAAGGTTTGTCTGAGGGCAGAGTGCTCCCGCCTGGGGCAGAGTGCTATGTCAGGAAGGAAGGCTGCTGTGGCCCTTATGTGCTTCGCGTTGGCCTCTTGGAGGACACCTGGGTGGACAAGGACCTCCAGCCTCAGACACACCTCGGTCCTTGTACCCTCTGCCTACCTGATGTTACCGGGCTTTCTATAACCATATTTCTGGGCTTTTAAGCCACGTTTTCCAGAagatttctgtgttttctttatttctaaatccACATCCCCTTTCCTCCGCACCTTCACCTCCTAATCCCAACGTCGTGGGGCAGGAAGAAGCTGGCCCAGAGACTGCAGGACGCCGAGGAGGCGGTGGAGGCCGTCAACGCCAAGTGCTCCTCGCTGGAGAAGACCAAGCACCGGCTGCAGAATGAGATCGAGGACCTCATGGTGGACGTCGAGCGCTCCAACGCCGCTGCTGCAGCCCTGGACAAGAAGCAGAGGAATTTCGACAAGGTGGGGGGCCGGGCAGGGCGTGGCCAAGTCTGGGGGCGTGGTCAGAGACAAAACTGTGTGGCCAAGGGCCAGAGGGCGTGGTCAGATGTAAAGAGTGGGCGTGGTCAAGGGTCAGAGGGCATGGTGAGAGATGCCATAGGCCATGGCCACCTCTGTGGGCGTGGCCTTCTTGGAGTGGGCGTGGTCGGGGCGGGGCTTGTCTGGGCCTCCAGCAGCCAGGccccagcagagaaaggccccagGAGGCAAGGCCAGGGCAGAGGGCCCCCTCCAGGCGGCAGCCCCTTGAACCTGGGCCACCCCCCTACCCCAGATCCTGGCTGAGTGGAAGCAGAAGTACGAGGAGTCGCAGTCGGAGCTCGAGTCCTCGCAGAAGGAGGCCCGCTCGCTCAGCACCGAGCTCTTCAAGCTCAAGAATGCCTACGAGGAGTCGCTGGAGCACCTGGAGACCTACAAGCGCGAGAACAAGAACCTCCAGGGTGCGCGGCCTGCAGGGAGGCTGGGAGGGGCGCTCGGGGGCGCTCGGGGGTGCTGGGACGGCGCTCGGAGAGGCTGTGAGCTCCGACCCTGTGACCCACAGAGGAGATCTCCGACCTGACGGAGCAGCTGGGCGAGGGAGGCAAGAATGTGCATGAGCTGGAGAAGGTCCGCAAGCAGCTGGAGGTGGAGAAGATGGAGCTGCAGTCGGCGCTGGAGGAGGCCGAGGTGGGCTGGGAGAGAGAGCGGCTGTGCAAGTATGGGGTTTGCAGAAGGTTCTAGGTCGCATCCCAGTTCTCATCTGCCTTTCGTCTTTTTGTTTTCACTGCTTCACCCTCCATGCCCAGAATAGTGACTTACCTATAGTAGGCACCAGAAAACATTTGTGGGAGGACAGAGGGAAAGGGGTCACTCATTTCCCCTTATATAACGTTTTACACTGCAGATTGAGTGTAATCCGAAGGTTCCTGCAGGTTCCACCTCAGCCTTCCCAGGAGGGCTTTCTTACAATTTGTGCCTGATTGCCTGTTTCCTTGGCAACACCTTTCTCCCcgttttttctctttgtcttcatGGCATGTTTGCCTCTGTGAAGATCTACACCACCTTTCCTTAGTCTTTTCAAtagtccttccttcttccttctgctGTTCCTTTGCCTAAACCACTGACTGCTCCTGAATTTACTCTGCACCATGATTTATGGACAGTGCTCTGCACT encodes the following:
- the MYH7 gene encoding myosin-7, which encodes MADAEMSSFGAAAPFLRKSEKERLEAQTRPFDLKKDVFVPDDKEEFVKAKIVSREGGKVTAETENGKTVTVKEDQVLQQNPPKFDKIEDMAMLTFLHEPAVLFNLKERYASWMIYTYSGLFCVTVNPYKWLPVYNAEVVAAYRGKKRSEAPPHIFSISDNAYQYMLTDRENQSILITGESGAGKTVNTKRVIQYFAVIAAIGDRSKKDQNPGKGTLEDQIIQANPALEAFGNAKTVRNDNSSRFGKFIRIHFGATGKLASADIETYLLEKSRVIFQLKSERDYHIFYQILSNKKPELLDMLLITNNPYDYAFISQGETTVASIDDSEELLATDSAFDVLGFTPEEKSSIYKLTGAIMHFGNMKFKQKQREEQAEPDGTEEADKSAYLMGLNSADLLKGLCHPRVKVGNEYVTKGQNVQQVSYAIGALAKSVYEKMFNWMVTRINASLETKQPRQYFIGVLDIAGFEIFDFNSFEQLCINFTNEKLQQFFNHHMFVLEQEEYKKEGIEWEFIDFGMDLQACIDLIEKPMGIMSILEEECMFPKASDMTFKAKLYDNHLGKSNNFQKPRNVKGKQEAHFSLVHYAGTVDYNILGWLQKNKDPLNETVVGLYQKSSLKLLSNLFANYAGADAPADKGKGKAKKGSSFQTVSAVHRENLNKLMTNLRSTHPHFVRCIIPNETKSPGVMDNPLVMHQLRCNGVLEGIRICRKGFPNRILYGDFRQRYRILNPAAIPEGQFIDSKKGAEKLLGSLDIDHNQYKFGHTKVFFKAGLLGQLEEMRDERLSRIITRIQAQSRGVLSRMEFKKLLERRDALLVIQWNIRAFMGVKNWPWMKLYFKIKPLLKTAETEKEMANMKEEFGRLKEALEKSEARRKELEEKMVSLLQEKNDLQLQVQAEQDNLADAEERCDQLIKNKIQLEAKVKEMTERMEDEEEMNAELTAKKRKLEDECSELKRDIDDLELTLAKVEKEKHATENKVKNLTEEMAGLDEIIAKLTKEKKALQEAHQQALDDLQAEEDKVNTLTKSKVKLEQQVDDLEGSLEQEKKVRMDLERAKRKLEGDLKLTQESIMDLENDKQQLEEKLKKKEFDINQQNSKIEDEQALALQLQKKLKENQARIEELEEELEAERTARAKVEKLRSDLSRELEEISERLEEAGGATSAQIEMNKKREAEFQKMRRDLEEATLQHEATTAALRKKHADSVAELGEQIDNLQRVKQKLEKEKSEFKLELDDVTSNMEQIIKAKANIEKMCRTLEDQMNEHRTKAEETQRSVNDLTTQRAKLQTENGELSRQLDEKEALISQLTRGKLTYTQQMEDLKRQLEEEVKAKNALAHAVQSARHDCDLLREQYEEETEAKAELQRVLSKANSEVAQWRTKYETDAIQRTEELEEAKKKLAQRLQDAEEAVEAVNAKCSSLEKTKHRLQNEIEDLMVDVERSNAAAAALDKKQRNFDKILAEWKQKYEESQSELESSQKEARSLSTELFKLKNAYEESLEHLETYKRENKNLQEEISDLTEQLGEGGKNVHELEKVRKQLEVEKMELQSALEEAEASLEHEEGKILRAQLEFNQIKAEIERKLAEKDEEMEQAKRNHLRMVDSLQTSLDSETRSRNEALRVKKKMEGDLNEMEIQLSHANRMAAEAQKQVKGLQGLLKDTQVQLDDAVHANDDLKENSAIVDRRNTLLQAELEELRAMVEQTERSRKLAEQELIETSERVQLLHSQNTSLINQKKKMESDVSQLHSEVEEAVQECRNAEEKAKKAITDAAMMAEELKKEQDTSAHLERMKKNMEQTIKDLQHRLDEAEQIALKGGKKQVQKLEARVRELENELETEQKRNVESVKGMRKSERRIKELTYQTEEDRKNLLRLQDLVDKLQLKVKAYKRQAEEAEEQANTNLSKFRKVQHELDEAEERADIAESQVNKLRAKSRDIGTKGLNEE